One window of Eubacterium sp. 1001713B170207_170306_E7 genomic DNA carries:
- the cas5b gene encoding type I-B CRISPR-associated protein Cas5b, with protein MKALKFLLKGKTAFFKQPDVNTYCYYTYGCIHKVALLGMFGAIMGFRGYNGQSKEETYPEFYEKLKHLKVSICPLNEKGYVPKKVQTFNNSVGYASKEEGGNLIVKEQWLENPGWEIAFLIEDEDAEALAERLLNYRFAFIPYLGKNDHSAQLEQVEITEALPVSDRGNLKISSLFPSKAGTLQQAEGGMARLQLREAPFKYEERLPVGLEPACNQYETCPMTFTNQPVSLADNAEAYSMGDKCYVFV; from the coding sequence ATGAAAGCCCTGAAATTTCTGTTAAAGGGGAAGACCGCCTTTTTCAAACAGCCGGATGTCAATACTTACTGCTATTATACCTACGGCTGTATCCATAAGGTCGCCCTACTGGGAATGTTCGGCGCCATTATGGGCTTCCGCGGGTATAACGGACAGAGCAAAGAAGAAACCTATCCGGAATTTTATGAAAAGCTGAAGCATCTGAAGGTGTCCATCTGTCCGCTGAATGAAAAGGGCTATGTCCCCAAAAAAGTACAGACCTTTAACAATTCGGTGGGCTATGCGTCTAAAGAGGAGGGCGGCAATCTTATTGTTAAAGAGCAATGGCTGGAAAACCCAGGCTGGGAGATTGCTTTTCTTATTGAAGATGAGGATGCAGAAGCCTTGGCAGAAAGATTGCTGAACTACCGGTTTGCGTTCATTCCTTATCTTGGGAAAAATGATCACTCGGCACAGCTCGAGCAGGTTGAGATTACAGAGGCATTACCCGTTTCTGACCGTGGAAATTTGAAAATAAGCAGTCTTTTTCCGTCGAAAGCGGGAACACTTCAGCAGGCAGAGGGCGGCATGGCTCGGCTGCAGCTGCGGGAAGCTCCTTTTAAATACGAAGAACGGCTGCCGGTGGGACTCGAACCCGCCTGCAATCAATATGAAACTTGCCCAATGACCTTCACCAATCAGCCAGTATCCTTGGCGGATAATGCTGAAGCCTATTCTATGGGGGATAAATGCTATGTTTTTGTATGA
- a CDS encoding phosphoenolpyruvate hydrolase family protein, which produces MLSREAFLERLREEIEAKNHLIAVASGTGLTAKYAIQGGADFLLALNSGIFRGMGRGSLGGLLPYANSNDMVYEFGVRELIPLVGDFPVVFGLNATDPTRNMPAYLDKIQQSGFIGINNYPTIGLIDGKFREALEENGSAFEQEVEIFRMAHERKMVTVAFVFDERQAAAMLDAGTDILCVHLGLTQGGMLGAAKALSLVASKDRIEAIYALCDQRRPEVIKMLYGGPVKTPVDVQYMYQNTSAHGYIGGSAFDRIPTEKSLMNITKAFKTTDDVDEGDLMSKMLNGITKYYDYTGFVKEYVKENYMNEISFLDLAKVCHVSRSHLSSLFKKEVGCSFPEYLVNFRIHKAAKLLKEENLRVSEAAELVGYQDVAHFSKMFKKYMGVSPKTVKHQT; this is translated from the coding sequence ATGCTTTCGAGGGAAGCTTTTCTGGAGAGGTTGAGAGAGGAAATTGAGGCAAAAAACCATTTGATTGCAGTGGCGTCTGGGACAGGACTGACGGCGAAGTATGCCATTCAGGGCGGCGCTGATTTTCTTCTGGCACTAAACTCCGGTATTTTTCGTGGAATGGGGCGCGGATCTCTCGGCGGACTTTTACCTTATGCCAACAGCAATGATATGGTTTATGAGTTTGGGGTGCGGGAACTTATCCCGCTGGTAGGCGATTTTCCAGTGGTCTTTGGTCTCAATGCCACAGATCCTACAAGGAATATGCCGGCTTATCTGGATAAAATACAGCAAAGTGGTTTCATCGGCATTAACAATTATCCAACCATTGGCCTCATTGACGGCAAATTCAGGGAGGCGCTGGAGGAAAATGGCAGCGCCTTTGAGCAGGAGGTAGAGATCTTTCGCATGGCCCATGAACGGAAAATGGTGACAGTTGCCTTTGTATTTGATGAAAGGCAGGCGGCTGCCATGCTGGATGCCGGGACGGATATCCTTTGTGTCCATCTTGGCCTTACCCAGGGCGGTATGCTGGGGGCAGCCAAAGCACTGTCCCTGGTGGCCAGTAAGGATCGTATTGAGGCGATTTATGCGCTTTGTGACCAGCGGCGCCCCGAGGTTATCAAGATGCTTTATGGGGGGCCGGTTAAAACGCCGGTGGATGTACAGTATATGTACCAAAATACCAGTGCTCACGGCTATATCGGTGGTTCGGCCTTTGACCGGATTCCCACAGAAAAGTCGCTCATGAACATTACCAAGGCCTTTAAGACGACCGATGATGTCGACGAGGGTGACCTGATGTCTAAAATGCTTAACGGTATCACCAAATATTATGATTATACGGGCTTCGTAAAGGAATATGTCAAGGAAAATTATATGAATGAAATTTCTTTTTTGGATCTGGCAAAGGTCTGCCATGTGTCCAGGAGCCATCTGAGTTCACTGTTTAAAAAAGAGGTGGGGTGCAGCTTTCCAGAGTATCTGGTCAACTTTAGAATTCATAAAGCTGCTAAGCTGTTGAAGGAGGAAAACTTAAGGGTTTCTGAAGCAGCGGAACTGGTTGGCTATCAAGATGTAGCCCATTTCAGCAAAATGTTCAAGAAATACATGGGAGTTTCACCGAAAACGGTTAAACATCAGACATAA
- a CDS encoding CRISPR-associated protein Cas4 gives MKVNGTLVNYYFHCKRQCWLHGNRINLESNSENVKIGKALHEIRAEENESTEIGIENIRLDKITKDYLVEIKKSDADYEAVKWQVLFYLKILKDKGIERRGKIEFIEKKKSERKIYYEDLTEAREKELEEVVCAIETLLKKPFPPERETDKKCRSCAYFDYCVL, from the coding sequence ATGAAGGTAAACGGAACCCTGGTCAATTATTATTTTCATTGCAAGCGGCAGTGCTGGCTGCATGGAAACCGGATCAATCTGGAAAGTAACAGTGAAAATGTAAAAATTGGAAAAGCCCTTCACGAGATAAGAGCAGAGGAAAATGAGTCGACAGAAATCGGCATTGAAAATATCCGACTGGATAAGATCACAAAGGATTATCTGGTTGAGATTAAAAAATCGGACGCTGATTATGAAGCCGTCAAATGGCAGGTGTTGTTTTATTTAAAGATTCTGAAGGATAAGGGAATCGAGCGCAGAGGGAAAATCGAATTTATAGAAAAGAAAAAGTCTGAGCGGAAAATCTATTATGAGGACTTAACCGAGGCGCGTGAAAAAGAATTGGAAGAAGTGGTCTGCGCCATTGAAACACTTCTGAAAAAACCTTTCCCGCCTGAGCGGGAGACGGATAAAAAATGTCGCTCGTGCGCGTATTTTGACTACTGTGTTTTATAG
- the cas2 gene encoding CRISPR-associated endonuclease Cas2, with protein MSTNKNFNYNYAFVFYDVNEKRVAKVFKICKKYLVHYQKSVFRGDITPSKLIALKNELKKIIIEDEDFVCIVKLLNGNVFGEEVMGICESSEDLFL; from the coding sequence ATGAGTACAAATAAAAATTTTAATTACAACTATGCTTTTGTATTTTACGATGTCAATGAAAAGCGTGTGGCCAAGGTTTTTAAAATTTGCAAGAAATATCTCGTGCATTATCAGAAATCCGTATTTAGAGGAGACATAACCCCATCAAAATTAATTGCCCTGAAAAACGAATTGAAAAAAATCATTATCGAAGATGAAGATTTCGTCTGTATTGTAAAATTGCTGAACGGAAATGTCTTTGGAGAAGAAGTCATGGGTATTTGCGAATCTTCAGAAGACCTCTTCCTGTAA
- a CDS encoding phosphoenolpyruvate hydrolase family protein: MNQQTRAEIVKMYKEQRAKGDILVGVGAGTGITAKSSERGGADMLIIYNSGRYRMAGRGSLAGLLSYGDANQIVVEMASEVLPVVKDTPVLAGVCGTDPFRVMDVFLKELKDMGFSGVQNFPTVGLIDGVFRQNLEETDMGYDLEVEMIRKAHELELLTTPYVFDPDQARKMAEAGADILVAHMGLTTKGTIGAKTALTLDDCVVKVRDIMEAGREVNPDIMVICHGGPIAEPEDAKYVLDRIDGIDGFFGASSIERFAAEKGITAQTEAFKEIKK, from the coding sequence ATGAATCAACAGACAAGAGCGGAAATCGTTAAAATGTACAAGGAACAGAGAGCAAAAGGCGATATTTTAGTAGGGGTCGGCGCAGGTACGGGCATCACCGCTAAAAGCAGCGAACGCGGCGGCGCAGACATGCTGATTATCTATAATTCTGGCCGTTACAGAATGGCTGGCCGCGGCTCTTTGGCGGGCTTACTTTCCTATGGAGATGCAAACCAGATCGTTGTTGAAATGGCATCCGAGGTACTGCCCGTTGTCAAGGATACACCCGTACTCGCAGGCGTCTGCGGCACAGACCCTTTCCGCGTTATGGATGTTTTCTTAAAAGAGTTAAAAGACATGGGCTTCAGTGGTGTTCAGAATTTTCCGACCGTTGGTCTGATCGACGGCGTTTTCAGACAAAATCTGGAAGAAACAGATATGGGCTATGATCTGGAAGTTGAAATGATCCGCAAAGCGCACGAGCTTGAGCTTTTAACCACACCTTATGTTTTTGACCCGGATCAGGCGCGCAAGATGGCAGAAGCCGGCGCAGATATTTTAGTCGCTCACATGGGCCTGACCACCAAGGGAACCATTGGCGCAAAAACCGCGCTAACTTTGGATGACTGTGTTGTAAAAGTACGTGATATCATGGAAGCCGGCCGCGAGGTCAATCCGGATATCATGGTTATCTGCCACGGCGGTCCGATTGCAGAACCGGAAGATGCAAAATACGTTCTTGATCGTATCGACGGTATCGACGGATTCTTCGGCGCTTCCAGCATCGAACGTTTCGCGGCGGAAAAAGGCATTACAGCTCAGACAGAAGCCTTCAAAGAAATCAAAAAATAA
- the cas3 gene encoding CRISPR-associated helicase Cas3': MFLYEHAGSCFDNTPLFDFEGLIQSDKPFYAHIHKDKDAELLEEHMRLALDYFTVLNNSKHLEPTFLCFENTFLKGWPEKETRLWREMIINTIYMHDMGKINPNFQVDKMGNKAFKRTASNNSGHSRFSAMLYFDHYFKKLGDIGGAYADVLIIFLLLNTFIIQKHHGSLNDFSDFLERLDDSLRQEKEEIAAYKVFEAIQWPVKLDFVFEGSIEVIKKKQAWQCVDFYIYTRFLYGILVACDFYATSEYMNGVPVDDFGVLDDIAPYLDAFNADPITKNIRKIKKDQAPDGDINILRSQLFLEAEENLLQSQEENVVFLEAPTGSGKTKTSINLALQLIKKDKQLNRIFYVFPFNTLVEQTRDALEECFGKALSEKIGVINSITPIKKYGEPTEEGEWDYTSQTKIDYEKSLLARQFMHYPIVLTTHVKLFEGIFGTDREAVFPLAHLANSVIILDEIQSYRNQIWKEIIIFLKAYARILNFKVIIMSATLPDLNRLSVENEKVAYLVKNREIYFQNPLFKNRVELDFSMLELEPKETFEALLQKVLEVSNTLRKNPDAENKMVVEFIKKASAIEFYNRLKEAVANDLVSVELMTGDDHKAERKRIINQVRTTENIILVATQVIEAGVDIDMDVGFKDTSILDAEEQFLGRINRSCRKKGAVVYFYNLDSPDMIYQKDIRKTDKLRLTRANKAMQEILINKEFTGFYDLVLEGLEAQSRKENDLNLEAFRDRHMWTFNFPKVQERMRLIDDNQRKVALFLNTVVTGEDGEVLIGNEVWKDYEVLLQDAGMSYAEKRVRLSEVQAKMDYFIYEIDKSFADSCALCPDELLGELYYFEDGARFFENGKFSREKLKRESDFL, encoded by the coding sequence ATGTTTTTGTATGAGCATGCAGGCAGTTGTTTTGACAATACACCACTTTTTGATTTTGAAGGGCTTATCCAAAGCGATAAGCCCTTTTACGCACATATTCATAAGGATAAAGATGCGGAGCTTTTGGAGGAGCACATGCGCCTGGCTTTAGATTATTTTACGGTGCTCAACAACAGTAAACACCTGGAGCCGACATTTTTATGTTTTGAAAACACCTTTTTAAAAGGATGGCCGGAAAAAGAAACAAGGCTCTGGCGTGAAATGATCATCAATACCATTTATATGCACGATATGGGAAAAATCAATCCGAATTTTCAGGTTGACAAAATGGGGAATAAAGCCTTTAAAAGGACAGCGTCGAATAACAGCGGGCACTCCCGATTTTCTGCCATGCTCTATTTTGACCACTATTTTAAAAAACTGGGCGATATCGGGGGAGCGTACGCTGATGTGTTAATCATCTTTCTTTTATTGAATACCTTTATTATTCAAAAGCATCATGGCAGCCTCAATGATTTCAGTGATTTTTTGGAACGTCTGGATGACAGCCTCCGGCAGGAAAAAGAAGAGATCGCCGCTTATAAGGTTTTCGAGGCGATCCAGTGGCCAGTTAAACTGGATTTTGTTTTTGAGGGAAGTATTGAGGTGATTAAGAAAAAACAGGCATGGCAGTGTGTTGACTTTTATATCTACACCCGCTTCCTCTATGGTATTCTGGTCGCCTGCGATTTTTATGCAACCTCAGAATACATGAACGGCGTCCCGGTTGATGATTTTGGCGTCTTGGATGATATTGCGCCCTATCTGGATGCGTTTAACGCAGACCCCATTACAAAAAACATCCGAAAAATTAAAAAGGATCAGGCGCCGGATGGCGATATTAATATTTTAAGAAGCCAGTTGTTTTTAGAGGCAGAAGAAAATTTGCTGCAAAGCCAAGAGGAGAATGTGGTTTTTTTGGAGGCGCCCACCGGTTCTGGCAAGACCAAAACATCCATCAATCTGGCCTTGCAGCTCATAAAAAAGGATAAACAGCTCAACCGGATTTTCTATGTTTTTCCTTTTAACACCCTGGTGGAGCAGACACGTGATGCTCTGGAAGAATGCTTTGGCAAAGCGCTCAGCGAAAAAATTGGTGTCATTAACAGCATTACGCCGATCAAGAAATATGGAGAACCTACCGAAGAAGGCGAATGGGATTATACCAGCCAGACCAAAATTGATTATGAAAAGTCTCTTTTGGCCCGGCAGTTCATGCACTATCCCATTGTATTAACCACCCATGTTAAGCTTTTTGAGGGAATTTTCGGTACAGACCGGGAAGCGGTATTTCCATTGGCGCACTTAGCCAATTCCGTTATTATTCTCGATGAAATACAGAGCTATAGAAACCAGATTTGGAAGGAAATCATTATTTTTCTGAAAGCCTATGCGCGTATTCTGAATTTCAAGGTGATTATTATGTCCGCAACGCTGCCAGATCTGAACCGGCTCAGCGTTGAAAATGAAAAAGTGGCTTATCTTGTAAAAAACAGAGAAATTTATTTTCAGAATCCCCTGTTTAAAAACAGAGTAGAGCTGGATTTCTCCATGCTGGAGCTGGAACCGAAAGAAACCTTTGAGGCACTGCTTCAAAAAGTGCTTGAGGTTTCAAACACCCTCAGAAAAAATCCGGATGCTGAAAACAAAATGGTGGTCGAGTTTATCAAAAAGGCTTCAGCCATTGAGTTTTATAACCGTTTAAAGGAAGCTGTGGCGAATGATCTGGTGTCCGTTGAGCTGATGACAGGGGATGACCATAAGGCAGAGCGGAAACGGATTATCAACCAGGTGAGGACAACGGAAAATATCATACTGGTTGCCACTCAGGTCATTGAGGCAGGGGTTGATATCGATATGGATGTTGGTTTTAAAGACACCTCTATTCTGGATGCGGAGGAACAGTTTCTTGGAAGAATCAACCGTTCCTGCCGGAAAAAAGGCGCCGTTGTGTATTTTTACAATCTGGATTCGCCGGATATGATTTATCAGAAAGATATCCGGAAAACAGATAAACTGAGGCTGACCCGCGCCAACAAGGCCATGCAGGAAATTTTGATCAATAAAGAATTTACAGGGTTTTATGATCTTGTGTTAGAAGGCCTTGAGGCACAGAGCCGGAAAGAAAATGACTTAAATTTAGAGGCTTTCCGGGACAGGCACATGTGGACCTTCAATTTTCCAAAGGTGCAGGAAAGAATGCGCCTGATCGACGATAACCAGAGGAAGGTAGCGCTGTTTTTGAATACGGTGGTCACTGGAGAAGACGGCGAAGTCCTTATCGGAAACGAGGTATGGAAAGACTATGAGGTATTACTGCAGGATGCGGGAATGTCTTATGCTGAAAAACGCGTCCGTTTATCAGAAGTGCAGGCAAAGATGGACTACTTTATCTATGAGATTGACAAAAGCTTTGCTGACAGCTGTGCGCTGTGCCCTGACGAGCTTCTGGGTGAGCTGTACTATTTTGAGGATGGTGCGCGGTTCTTTGAAAACGGAAAATTCAGCCGTGAAAAATTAAAGCGTGAAAGCGACTTTTTATGA
- a CDS encoding type I CRISPR-associated protein Cas7, translating to MNKRVYGILGIKSIMANWNADFSGMPKSISTGEVFGSDKAFKYPMKKMWDEQGEKVLYIKSFKAEEDKKEGIKVRPRSLKERYEQIFEVEDLKKTNDNKAVLTNLFKAIDVKNFGATFAEGGNNTSITGAVQITQGFNKYDGHNVEEQQILSPFRDGTKEDAEQSTLGTKIVSNEAHYFYGFAINPTAYKDFVDMGVTEGYTEADYEKFKEAALIAATAFNTNAKAGCENEFGLFVETEADLYLPDLAQFIRFEKTEEFEKDVITLNLDTLLNAFGDRISSIEIYYNPLTTILEGNLDKAKAYHIFTKEAL from the coding sequence ATGAATAAACGTGTTTACGGAATACTTGGAATTAAATCCATCATGGCAAATTGGAACGCCGATTTTAGCGGTATGCCAAAATCGATCTCAACCGGCGAGGTTTTTGGCAGCGACAAAGCCTTTAAATACCCAATGAAAAAAATGTGGGATGAACAGGGCGAAAAGGTTCTTTATATCAAATCCTTCAAAGCAGAAGAAGATAAAAAAGAGGGAATTAAAGTGCGCCCGCGTTCGTTAAAGGAACGCTATGAACAGATTTTCGAGGTAGAGGATCTTAAAAAAACAAATGATAATAAGGCGGTATTAACCAATCTCTTTAAAGCCATTGATGTCAAAAATTTTGGTGCGACCTTTGCGGAGGGCGGCAATAATACCTCCATCACCGGAGCGGTCCAGATTACTCAGGGTTTTAATAAGTATGACGGACATAACGTTGAGGAACAGCAGATATTGTCACCCTTCAGGGATGGTACAAAGGAAGATGCTGAACAGTCCACCCTCGGCACAAAAATCGTCAGCAACGAAGCTCACTATTTTTATGGTTTCGCCATCAACCCAACAGCCTATAAAGACTTCGTGGATATGGGCGTAACCGAAGGCTATACCGAAGCCGATTATGAAAAGTTTAAGGAAGCGGCCTTAATTGCGGCCACAGCCTTTAATACCAACGCAAAGGCAGGATGCGAAAACGAGTTTGGCCTGTTTGTGGAAACGGAAGCGGATCTGTATTTGCCGGATTTAGCGCAGTTCATCCGATTTGAAAAAACAGAGGAGTTTGAAAAAGACGTCATTACTTTGAATTTGGATACGCTGTTGAACGCCTTTGGCGACCGTATTTCATCCATTGAAATTTATTATAACCCGCTGACAACGATTCTTGAGGGAAATCTCGACAAGGCAAAAGCCTATCATATTTTCACAAAGGAAGCACTTTAA
- a CDS encoding type I-B CRISPR-associated protein Cas8b/Csh1: MAVEEEIFGLPNDNMGLNAKKPYLENKTRKNTMPYLISTEEVALQKKFFDYLYNQACLGKSNVYLNEKDGIIALDNDKAIEQSFRGYYLRIQKGKEVEVHDFDEITGYEPEIESIDLKQFIPIPEKNATDLIYEKIKKLEDVKKLINSVFFKKFLTTNFFTDAKDIRLTDTKVKEELLRCRTGYFNWFFKGESTAAESFFAESSLVLIKNSILNRHIPKAIEQFNVRESILNYFEGGERMEQPYEKIFERLSEMINSEGENKIEDDAMYYYAAGQIAQFLLSLNQSSKPTPALVNPVINARTAQQLQVVLERLYKKYNYAIKYPQRISRLYAMFLLHIPESKKIDSQLLIAGYLDRSLVYEKKNKKEGEAENE, encoded by the coding sequence GTGGCAGTTGAAGAAGAAATTTTTGGATTGCCCAATGATAATATGGGGCTCAACGCTAAAAAGCCCTATCTCGAAAATAAAACCCGTAAAAATACCATGCCTTACCTGATCTCTACGGAAGAAGTGGCGCTTCAAAAGAAATTTTTCGATTATTTATATAATCAGGCATGTCTGGGAAAGAGCAATGTTTATTTAAACGAAAAAGACGGGATAATTGCCCTCGACAATGACAAAGCCATTGAACAATCCTTTAGAGGATATTATTTGCGGATACAGAAAGGGAAAGAGGTTGAAGTGCATGACTTCGATGAGATTACAGGTTATGAACCTGAAATCGAATCCATTGACTTAAAACAGTTTATCCCTATTCCGGAAAAGAATGCGACGGATTTGATATATGAAAAAATTAAAAAACTTGAAGATGTAAAAAAACTTATCAATTCAGTGTTTTTCAAAAAGTTTTTAACCACAAATTTTTTTACAGACGCAAAGGATATCCGGCTTACAGATACAAAAGTAAAGGAAGAGCTGCTAAGGTGCCGCACAGGCTATTTCAACTGGTTTTTTAAAGGAGAGTCCACTGCGGCAGAGTCTTTTTTCGCAGAGAGCTCGCTGGTATTGATCAAAAATTCGATTTTAAACAGACACATTCCAAAAGCCATTGAACAGTTCAATGTGCGGGAGTCAATATTGAATTATTTTGAAGGAGGAGAAAGAATGGAACAACCCTATGAAAAGATTTTTGAGCGCTTAAGTGAAATGATAAACAGTGAGGGCGAAAATAAAATTGAGGACGATGCAATGTATTATTATGCTGCCGGACAAATCGCTCAGTTTTTACTCTCACTGAATCAATCAAGCAAACCAACGCCAGCCCTTGTCAATCCGGTTATTAATGCAAGAACAGCACAGCAGCTGCAGGTTGTTTTAGAAAGACTCTATAAAAAATATAATTATGCCATTAAGTATCCCCAAAGAATTTCAAGATTATACGCGATGTTTTTACTGCATATTCCAGAAAGTAAAAAAATTGACAGTCAGCTGCTCATTGCGGGATATTTAGACAGAAGCTTAGTTTATGAAAAGAAAAATAAAAAAGAAGGAGAAGCAGAAAATGAATAA
- the cas1b gene encoding type I-B CRISPR-associated endonuclease Cas1b: MGTTKYLTSMGELNRKDNSLCFRVGGRNKYIPVEQVSEIYCMSEISLNTKLLDFLAKNEIIVHFFNYYGGYSGTFYPKEHLVSGRLLIAQVKAFESRRLGIAKAIVSGIGKNLDALLYHYYKHDKKDVKSTIDWIRHDLPDKLEKAEDIRQILQAEGEAWQRFYSSFQYFLPEDFIMNKRVKRPPDNPINALISFGNSLLYSKTVSVIYQTHLDQRISFLHEPSEGRFSLSLDLCEVFKPAIVFKTIFDAVNNRKLQVDKHFEKKLNYCILNEEGRKIFITAFEARLDSVFEHPKLKRKTSYRTALKLDCYKLIKDILEEKSFVPFNMGEKQ, translated from the coding sequence ATGGGAACAACGAAGTATTTAACCTCCATGGGTGAGCTGAACCGTAAGGATAACTCGCTGTGTTTTCGGGTGGGAGGCCGTAACAAGTATATTCCAGTTGAGCAGGTTAGTGAGATTTATTGTATGTCCGAAATATCACTGAACACCAAGCTATTGGATTTTCTGGCAAAGAATGAGATCATCGTCCATTTTTTTAACTATTATGGCGGTTACAGTGGCACCTTTTATCCTAAAGAGCATCTGGTCAGCGGACGGCTGCTCATCGCGCAGGTAAAGGCTTTTGAAAGTCGGCGCCTGGGTATTGCGAAAGCCATTGTGAGTGGTATTGGAAAAAATCTCGATGCGCTGCTGTATCATTATTACAAGCATGATAAAAAGGACGTTAAGTCCACCATTGACTGGATCAGACATGACCTGCCCGACAAGCTCGAAAAAGCAGAAGATATCAGGCAGATTTTACAGGCTGAGGGTGAAGCGTGGCAGCGGTTTTACAGCAGCTTTCAGTATTTTCTGCCGGAAGATTTTATTATGAATAAACGGGTCAAGCGGCCGCCGGATAATCCGATCAACGCGCTGATCTCTTTTGGAAACAGTCTGCTGTACAGCAAAACAGTGTCGGTTATTTATCAGACCCATCTTGACCAGCGGATCAGTTTTCTCCATGAGCCTTCAGAGGGGCGGTTTTCCCTGAGTCTGGATTTATGCGAGGTTTTCAAACCGGCCATTGTTTTTAAAACGATTTTTGATGCGGTTAATAACCGAAAACTGCAGGTGGATAAGCATTTTGAGAAAAAACTGAATTATTGTATTTTGAATGAGGAAGGCCGGAAAATTTTTATTACAGCCTTTGAAGCCCGTCTGGACAGTGTGTTTGAACACCCAAAACTCAAACGAAAGACAAGCTATCGTACCGCGTTAAAGCTGGATTGCTATAAGCTGATCAAAGATATTCTTGAAGAAAAATCCTTTGTTCCTTTTAATATGGGAGAAAAGCAATGA
- a CDS encoding Tm-1-like ATP-binding domain-containing protein, whose translation MKTIAIAGTFDSKGHEYAYVKDLIESLGLNTLTINTGVFEPVFEADVSNEEVARAAGADIKEIAAKGDRAYATEILSKGMEILIPKLYQEGKFDGIISFGGSGGTSLVTPGMRKLPIGVPKVMVSTMASGDVSNYVGTSDIVMMPSVVDVAGLNSISTKIFANAAFAIAGMVKFEDTHVIEKKPLVAATMFGVTTPCLTAAQEYLEARGYEVLIFHATGTGGQSMEALVDGGFIEGVLDITTTEWADELVGGILAAGPHRLEAAGKMGIPQVVSVGAVDMVNFGPMESVPEKFKGRNLYKHNPMITLMRTTALENKEIGHVIAEKLSAAKGPATIMLPLKGVSGIDAEGEPFYGPEEDKVLFDTIRSEVNRDVVDLEEFDLHVNDKEFAEAAAQKLIDLMQAAK comes from the coding sequence TTGAAGACAATCGCAATTGCAGGAACATTTGATTCTAAGGGTCATGAGTATGCGTATGTCAAGGATTTGATCGAAAGCCTTGGACTGAACACGCTGACCATTAACACTGGGGTTTTTGAACCGGTATTTGAAGCAGATGTTTCCAACGAGGAAGTCGCGAGAGCGGCGGGGGCAGACATAAAGGAAATTGCAGCGAAGGGCGACCGTGCTTATGCGACAGAGATTTTATCAAAGGGAATGGAAATACTTATTCCGAAACTCTACCAGGAAGGTAAGTTTGACGGAATCATTTCCTTTGGCGGAAGCGGCGGCACCTCTCTGGTAACACCGGGGATGCGTAAGCTGCCCATCGGCGTTCCCAAGGTAATGGTATCAACCATGGCCTCCGGCGATGTATCCAATTATGTCGGCACCAGCGATATTGTCATGATGCCGTCTGTTGTGGATGTGGCGGGCTTAAACTCCATCTCCACCAAAATTTTTGCCAACGCGGCGTTTGCCATTGCAGGAATGGTAAAATTTGAAGATACGCATGTGATCGAGAAAAAACCACTGGTGGCAGCCACGATGTTTGGCGTTACCACCCCTTGCCTCACAGCAGCCCAGGAATACCTGGAGGCAAGAGGCTACGAAGTACTGATTTTCCACGCGACCGGTACGGGCGGACAGTCGATGGAAGCGTTGGTGGATGGCGGCTTTATCGAGGGCGTCCTGGACATTACAACAACGGAATGGGCCGACGAGCTGGTTGGCGGCATTTTGGCCGCGGGACCGCACCGTCTGGAAGCAGCCGGTAAAATGGGCATTCCACAGGTGGTTTCAGTCGGCGCAGTGGATATGGTTAACTTTGGACCAATGGAATCGGTTCCTGAAAAATTCAAGGGACGCAATCTGTACAAGCACAATCCGATGATTACCCTTATGCGGACGACCGCCTTAGAAAATAAAGAAATCGGCCATGTGATTGCTGAAAAGCTGAGCGCTGCCAAAGGGCCGGCAACCATTATGCTGCCGCTTAAGGGCGTATCAGGTATTGACGCTGAGGGTGAACCCTTCTATGGACCAGAAGAGGATAAAGTGCTCTTTGACACCATTCGCAGCGAGGTTAACCGTGATGTGGTAGATCTGGAAGAATTTGACCTGCACGTCAATGATAAGGAATTTGCGGAAGCGGCAGCTCAGAAATTAATCGATTTAATGCAGGCTGCCAAATAA